A DNA window from Bacteroides cellulosilyticus contains the following coding sequences:
- a CDS encoding cytidylyltransferase domain-containing protein: MKDGIIIQARTGSTRLHNKILLPFYGEQRIIDILIANIKQACPDKCIVLATTNRPQDDVLAEVARQAGILSFRGDEDNVLDRFIRAAEVFGINRFIRVCSDNPFLRPETFNTFFAEHNFCPADYIAYGFADGCPTIKSHLGLYSELTTIDALRRAAVSTQEKLYIEHVTIYLYTHPEKFKVRLLPLPAELEGRFDLRFTLDTMEDFTLLQELYATFHEKTDRSVHALLQLVQSHPEYRARMLENIARNEK, from the coding sequence ATGAAAGATGGAATAATCATTCAGGCACGCACCGGTTCTACCCGGCTGCACAACAAGATTCTGCTCCCCTTCTATGGCGAACAGCGCATCATCGACATTCTGATAGCCAACATCAAACAGGCTTGTCCGGACAAATGTATTGTACTTGCCACTACCAATCGCCCGCAGGACGACGTGCTTGCCGAAGTAGCCCGCCAGGCGGGTATCCTCAGTTTTCGTGGCGACGAGGACAATGTACTCGACCGCTTTATCCGTGCTGCCGAAGTTTTCGGTATCAACCGCTTTATCCGTGTTTGTTCGGACAATCCGTTCCTTCGTCCCGAAACTTTCAACACCTTCTTTGCCGAACACAATTTCTGTCCGGCAGATTATATTGCTTATGGCTTTGCCGATGGATGTCCTACCATCAAATCCCATTTGGGTTTATATTCCGAGTTGACAACGATTGATGCCCTGCGTCGTGCCGCCGTTTCTACGCAAGAGAAACTCTACATCGAGCATGTCACTATCTATCTCTATACGCATCCCGAAAAATTCAAGGTGCGTCTGCTTCCGTTGCCTGCTGAGTTGGAAGGCCGTTTCGATCTTCGTTTCACTCTCGATACGATGGAAGACTTCACCTTGCTACAGGAACTTTATGCCACCTTCCATGAGAAGACCGACCGTAGTGTGCATGCCCTGTTGCAACTGGTGCAATCGCATCCTGAATATCGTGCCAGAATGTTGGAGAATATTGCAAGAAATGAAAAATAG
- a CDS encoding KdsC family phosphatase → MLPKLVITDIDGVWTDGGMYYTEQGDVMKRFSVKDGWGVIFLRKLNIPVAIMTGENTQIVQKRADKLKIDYCYLGVKDKVAQAEELCRELGITLQDVAFIGDDVNDLALLRKVGFSASPSNTPDYVKREVDYVTAQHGGFGAFREFVEKLLSDNGMLEGVLQQFLS, encoded by the coding sequence ATGTTACCAAAGTTAGTGATTACCGATATTGATGGTGTGTGGACTGATGGTGGAATGTACTATACCGAACAGGGCGATGTGATGAAACGCTTCTCCGTGAAAGACGGCTGGGGAGTTATTTTCCTTCGCAAGCTGAATATACCTGTAGCCATTATGACGGGTGAGAATACGCAGATTGTTCAGAAACGTGCTGATAAGCTGAAGATAGATTACTGCTACCTGGGGGTGAAAGATAAAGTGGCACAGGCGGAAGAACTGTGTCGTGAGTTGGGTATCACATTGCAGGATGTTGCCTTCATCGGTGATGACGTGAACGACTTGGCTCTGCTCCGTAAGGTGGGATTCAGCGCTTCTCCCAGTAATACACCGGATTATGTGAAACGTGAGGTCGATTACGTCACTGCACAACATGGGGGCTTTGGGGCCTTTCGTGAGTTTGTGGAGAAACTGCTTTCTGATAATGGGATGCTTGAAGGAGTGCTTCAGCAGTTTCTATCCTGA
- a CDS encoding lipopolysaccharide biosynthesis protein — protein sequence MAESSLKEKTAKGIFWGGIGSGSLQLLNLIFGIFLSRLLSPSDYGMIGALTVFAAMAGSFAESGFILAIVNKKEAEHEDYNAVFWFNICMGALLYLILFACAPFIADFYHTPELTNLARFLFLSFFIGSISVAPVAYFFRNLMVKERSQIQIIAIIISGAAGLTCAYHGWGAWGIALQTVLYSSINTLLNWYFSPWRPTFSFHLQPLRQMLPFSSKLLFTSMFTQVNNNIFSVLLGRFYTIPQVGFYTQGSKWTTMGYSTILGMINNVGQPVFREASEDRQRLQNIFHKLLRFTAFVCFPAMFGLAIVAQELIVLSITDKWLPCVPIMQILCVWGAFMPISTLYSNLMNSLGRPNIYMWNTIGLGVFQLICLWFSYSHGLQIMLIIYTTANILWLLVWQHFAHRYAGILLFDVLKDIAPYLVLSVVAVGTAYIVASRIENIFLSLMLKIVLAAAIYLFCMWRLKSQVFRESLQYLVKKKKMQQ from the coding sequence ATGGCAGAATCGTCACTAAAAGAAAAAACAGCCAAAGGAATATTTTGGGGAGGAATAGGCAGTGGTTCACTACAACTGCTTAATCTTATCTTTGGGATATTCCTTTCACGTCTATTATCGCCATCAGATTATGGTATGATAGGTGCGCTGACTGTATTCGCCGCAATGGCAGGCTCTTTTGCCGAAAGCGGATTTATACTGGCTATTGTCAACAAGAAGGAAGCAGAGCACGAAGATTATAATGCTGTTTTTTGGTTCAATATCTGCATGGGAGCACTTCTCTATCTCATACTGTTTGCCTGCGCTCCATTCATTGCTGATTTCTATCACACTCCTGAGCTTACTAATCTGGCACGTTTCCTGTTCCTGAGTTTCTTCATAGGAAGCATCAGTGTAGCACCTGTCGCCTATTTCTTTCGCAATCTGATGGTGAAAGAGCGTAGCCAGATACAGATTATTGCCATCATCATCTCGGGGGCAGCAGGTCTCACCTGTGCTTATCATGGCTGGGGAGCATGGGGCATCGCCCTGCAAACCGTGCTGTACTCCAGTATCAATACTTTGCTAAATTGGTACTTCTCACCTTGGCGACCTACCTTTTCATTCCATCTGCAACCACTACGACAGATGTTGCCTTTCAGTAGCAAGTTATTGTTCACTTCCATGTTCACGCAAGTCAACAATAATATCTTCTCTGTATTACTGGGACGCTTCTACACCATACCGCAAGTGGGCTTCTACACCCAAGGAAGTAAATGGACCACCATGGGCTACTCCACTATCTTAGGAATGATAAATAATGTGGGACAGCCCGTTTTCCGCGAAGCATCGGAAGACCGGCAACGCTTGCAGAACATTTTCCATAAGCTTCTGCGTTTCACCGCTTTTGTCTGCTTTCCCGCCATGTTCGGACTGGCAATCGTCGCACAGGAACTTATTGTATTAAGTATCACGGACAAATGGCTCCCCTGCGTGCCAATTATGCAGATTCTATGTGTGTGGGGAGCATTTATGCCTATTTCCACCTTGTATTCCAATCTCATGAATAGCTTGGGACGACCCAATATTTATATGTGGAATACCATTGGTTTAGGAGTATTCCAGTTGATTTGCCTGTGGTTCAGTTATTCCCACGGACTACAGATCATGCTGATTATTTATACCACAGCGAACATTCTCTGGCTACTGGTGTGGCAACATTTTGCTCATAGGTATGCAGGTATTCTACTATTCGATGTATTGAAAGATATTGCTCCTTACCTGGTATTATCCGTTGTAGCAGTCGGAACAGCCTATATAGTTGCCAGCCGCATAGAGAATATATTCCTTTCTCTTATGCTGAAAATAGTTCTGGCAGCTGCCATTTATCTCTTTTGCATGTGGAGATTGAAGTCGCAAGTATTCCGTGAAAGCCTGCAATATCTGGTTAAAAAGAAAAAGATGCAACAATGA
- a CDS encoding glycosyltransferase family 4 protein — protein MRILLINTTEKIGGPAVAASRLMEALKNNGIKAKLLVRDKQTEQITVVELPHNLRMVWKFVWERIVIWKANHFNRNHLFAIDIANTGTDITNLPEFQQADVIHLHWINQGMLSLKNIEKILSSGKPVVWTMHDMWPCTGICHYSGGCTHYEEECHHCPFIHNGSRKKDLSHRIFLKKQKLYEGRHINFVACSHWLEERARKSALFSGHAITNIPNPINTNLFKPHSKKAAREKCRLPQDSKLILFGSVKIMDTRKGVEYMIKACKLLAEKHPELKDQLGVVAFGNQSQQLQNMLPFKVYPLDFVSNEHQLVDIYNAVDLFVTSSLEENLPNTIMEAMSCGIPCVGFNVGGIPEMIDHLHNGYVAQYKSAEDFANGIYWILTEPEYATLSEQACRKAVSHYSESAIAKRYIDVYNKITGRHA, from the coding sequence ATGAGAATACTACTTATCAATACAACAGAAAAGATAGGCGGCCCCGCCGTAGCCGCAAGCCGCCTCATGGAAGCCCTCAAGAATAACGGCATCAAAGCCAAGCTATTGGTGCGCGACAAACAGACCGAACAGATCACCGTAGTGGAGTTGCCCCACAACCTGCGCATGGTATGGAAGTTCGTATGGGAGCGAATCGTTATCTGGAAAGCCAACCATTTCAACAGAAACCACCTCTTCGCCATAGACATTGCCAACACCGGCACGGACATCACCAACTTGCCGGAGTTTCAGCAAGCGGACGTTATACATCTCCATTGGATCAATCAGGGGATGCTTTCTTTAAAGAACATCGAGAAAATTCTGTCCTCAGGCAAACCCGTAGTCTGGACCATGCACGATATGTGGCCCTGCACCGGCATCTGCCACTACTCCGGCGGATGTACGCATTACGAAGAGGAGTGTCATCATTGCCCCTTCATCCACAACGGAAGCCGGAAGAAAGACCTCTCCCACCGCATCTTCCTCAAAAAGCAGAAGCTATACGAAGGCCGTCATATCAACTTTGTAGCCTGTAGCCACTGGCTGGAAGAACGCGCCCGGAAGAGTGCCCTCTTCAGCGGACATGCCATTACCAATATCCCCAATCCTATCAACACCAATCTCTTCAAGCCGCATAGCAAAAAAGCTGCACGGGAGAAATGCAGGCTTCCGCAAGACAGCAAACTGATTCTGTTTGGTTCGGTGAAGATAATGGATACCCGGAAGGGAGTGGAATATATGATTAAAGCCTGCAAACTCTTGGCAGAGAAGCATCCGGAACTGAAGGACCAACTGGGTGTAGTGGCCTTTGGCAACCAGTCGCAACAGTTACAGAATATGTTGCCTTTCAAGGTTTATCCGCTCGACTTCGTCAGCAATGAGCATCAGTTAGTAGATATCTACAACGCCGTCGACCTCTTCGTCACCTCATCGCTGGAAGAGAACCTGCCAAATACCATTATGGAAGCCATGTCCTGCGGCATCCCTTGTGTAGGATTCAACGTAGGCGGCATACCGGAGATGATAGACCATCTGCACAACGGCTACGTGGCACAATACAAATCGGCCGAGGATTTTGCCAACGGCATCTACTGGATACTGACCGAACCCGAATACGCCACACTCTCCGAACAAGCCTGCCGGAAAGCCGTTTCCCATTATTCGGAAAGTGCCATTGCCAAGAGATACATCGACGTTTATAACAAAATAACCGGAAGACATGCATAA
- a CDS encoding glycosyl transferase family 2 encodes MKLLGIVILYYPDDAVVKNIATYLAQLDELMLWDNTPAADRRDLDLDSLGDGRGKIIQDGCGENLGIGSALNKAVAYARANGFTHLLTLDQDSCFGGRNFESYLQAIRNYGEDKAAIFSTNYFIKSQQTTMYPPTDSVDEVYSAMTSGSIYPVSLFDTLGDFMESLFVWGVDCEFCWRAKRKDIPVLCFKNILLTHDLGCQKKKRRLLGKEVFPNEYGPARSYYNVRNGILLHRLYPEALNLKSHLRYHFYKRVVFIILYERQKFSKLWALLCGYRDGLRGKSGKWK; translated from the coding sequence ATGAAACTCTTAGGCATAGTCATCTTATATTATCCGGATGATGCGGTAGTAAAGAATATCGCTACCTATCTTGCTCAGCTGGATGAATTGATGTTGTGGGATAATACTCCGGCAGCCGATCGCAGGGATCTGGATTTGGATTCTTTGGGAGATGGGAGAGGGAAAATCATTCAGGATGGTTGTGGTGAAAATCTGGGCATCGGTTCTGCGCTGAATAAGGCGGTGGCGTATGCCCGTGCAAATGGATTTACGCATCTGCTGACCTTGGATCAGGATAGCTGTTTCGGTGGGCGGAACTTCGAAAGCTACCTTCAGGCGATCCGTAACTATGGTGAGGACAAGGCTGCCATTTTCTCTACCAATTATTTCATTAAATCCCAGCAAACCACCATGTATCCGCCAACGGACTCTGTGGATGAAGTGTATTCGGCAATGACTTCGGGAAGTATATATCCGGTTAGCCTGTTCGATACTTTGGGTGACTTTATGGAATCCCTCTTTGTCTGGGGAGTGGATTGTGAGTTTTGTTGGAGGGCTAAAAGGAAAGATATTCCCGTTTTATGCTTCAAGAATATTCTGCTGACACACGATTTGGGTTGTCAGAAGAAGAAAAGGCGTTTGCTGGGAAAAGAAGTATTTCCTAATGAATATGGTCCGGCCCGTTCCTACTATAATGTGCGCAATGGTATTCTCCTGCATCGTCTGTATCCTGAAGCGTTGAATTTGAAGTCGCATTTGCGCTATCATTTTTATAAGCGTGTGGTTTTTATCATACTGTATGAGCGGCAGAAGTTCAGTAAATTGTGGGCATTGCTGTGTGGCTATCGCGATGGGCTGAGGGGAAAGAGCGGGAAGTGGAAATAA
- a CDS encoding glycosyltransferase, which translates to MRVLIINTSEKTGGAAIAARRLMESLHTAGTDVKMLVLHKESQSEQVIPVGKDWQKKCTFLWERLVIWTNNLFSRKNLFTVSIANTGFNVTKLPAFREADIIHLHWINQGMLSLNNIQEIFKSGKPVVWTLHDMWECTAICHHAHTCTLFKSECRNCRFLRFPGNNDLAHRVFKKKQKLFSHASPLNIVAVSTWLSSQIQQSTLLKEKPVSVIPNTLSPTDFRMMDKELSRKELSLPDKHIILFGAARIDDPIKGVEYLLQAIRLLIEKKQFPQEKLHLALFGKIKYPEKLLNSIPVSYTYLGRIGDTNKLSQLYSAADVTVSASFYETFGQTLIEAQACGCIPVSFGNSGQADIIRHKENGFLADYLSADSLAEGIRWGISEARTAISKEKMRSEVFRKYSGEVVAKQYLNLYQNLIRRKVTQ; encoded by the coding sequence ATGAGAGTACTTATAATCAATACGTCCGAGAAAACAGGCGGAGCCGCCATCGCTGCCAGGCGCCTGATGGAATCGCTCCATACAGCGGGAACAGACGTGAAGATGCTCGTCCTGCATAAGGAAAGCCAATCGGAACAGGTGATCCCTGTAGGCAAAGACTGGCAAAAGAAGTGCACTTTCCTCTGGGAAAGACTGGTTATCTGGACAAATAACCTCTTCAGCCGGAAGAATCTCTTTACCGTCTCCATTGCCAATACGGGCTTCAACGTCACCAAACTGCCTGCGTTCCGGGAAGCCGACATCATACACCTCCACTGGATAAACCAGGGAATGCTTTCACTGAACAATATACAGGAAATCTTCAAATCGGGCAAGCCCGTTGTCTGGACCCTGCACGATATGTGGGAATGTACCGCCATCTGCCACCATGCCCACACTTGCACCCTCTTCAAAAGCGAATGCAGAAACTGCCGCTTCCTGCGCTTCCCTGGCAACAACGATCTGGCGCACCGGGTATTCAAGAAGAAACAAAAACTATTCAGTCATGCCAGTCCCCTGAATATCGTCGCAGTCAGCACATGGCTTTCCTCACAAATACAGCAAAGCACCCTACTTAAAGAGAAACCAGTTTCCGTGATCCCTAATACGCTCTCCCCCACCGACTTCCGGATGATGGACAAAGAACTGTCCCGAAAGGAACTGTCCCTGCCCGATAAACATATCATTCTGTTCGGAGCCGCCCGCATCGACGATCCGATCAAAGGAGTGGAATATCTACTCCAGGCCATCCGGTTATTGATTGAAAAGAAGCAATTCCCGCAGGAAAAACTTCACCTGGCACTATTCGGCAAGATCAAATATCCGGAGAAACTTCTCAACTCCATCCCCGTCAGCTACACCTATCTGGGACGAATAGGTGATACAAACAAACTCTCGCAACTATATTCCGCCGCAGACGTCACCGTATCCGCCTCTTTCTACGAGACATTCGGCCAGACTCTGATTGAGGCCCAAGCCTGTGGTTGCATTCCGGTTTCTTTCGGCAACAGCGGACAGGCCGACATTATCCGCCACAAAGAGAACGGCTTTCTGGCCGACTACCTTTCTGCCGACAGCCTGGCAGAAGGCATCCGATGGGGAATATCCGAAGCCCGGACAGCCATCTCCAAAGAAAAGATGCGAAGCGAAGTATTCAGGAAATACTCCGGTGAAGTCGTTGCAAAGCAATATCTCAATCTCTACCAAAACTTAATCAGAAGAAAGGTAACACAATGA
- a CDS encoding N-acetylneuraminate synthase family protein has translation MNSTYIIGEIGQNHNGSVDIAKLIVDLVSRPVREEVFNIELRPMDAVKLTKRDLNEELTDSQMNRPYDSPHSFGCTYGEHRAFLELTDEEHFEVYKHAKSLGLDFVETLCSKGCLSLLKLFTPDRLKVASRDLTNLPLLEVMAETKIPIILSTGMAGRKELDDALEVITRYHNNISILHCVSQYPTQPDNLNLKTITYLKQHYGQYCIGFSDHTIGIAAPIVAVGMGAEIIEKHVTIDRRMKGTDQQGSLGPDGVNRMIRDIRIAERWLGKEELYIDSSVASAKVKLERSIATNKTLHPGDVITEQDIHLLSPGDGFKWADRAKVVGHKVLKEIPRNEIIYPDVIQ, from the coding sequence ATGAATAGTACTTATATAATAGGAGAAATCGGACAGAACCATAACGGTTCCGTCGATATAGCCAAACTGATCGTAGACCTGGTGTCCCGCCCTGTTCGTGAAGAAGTGTTCAATATAGAACTTCGTCCGATGGATGCGGTGAAATTGACTAAACGAGATTTGAATGAAGAACTGACGGACTCACAGATGAACCGTCCGTATGATTCTCCCCATTCTTTCGGATGTACCTACGGCGAACATCGTGCTTTTCTAGAGCTGACGGACGAGGAACACTTCGAGGTGTATAAGCACGCCAAGTCTTTAGGGCTTGATTTCGTGGAAACACTTTGCTCCAAAGGCTGCCTCTCTTTGCTGAAGCTCTTCACGCCCGACCGTCTGAAAGTGGCAAGCCGGGATCTTACTAACCTGCCGTTGCTGGAAGTGATGGCTGAAACCAAGATACCCATTATTCTGTCTACCGGCATGGCAGGCAGAAAAGAACTGGATGATGCTTTGGAGGTGATTACCCGTTATCATAACAACATTTCTATCTTGCATTGTGTATCCCAGTATCCTACCCAGCCTGATAATCTGAACCTGAAGACTATCACCTATCTGAAACAGCACTACGGGCAGTATTGCATCGGCTTCTCCGACCATACCATCGGTATTGCCGCTCCTATCGTTGCCGTGGGTATGGGTGCGGAAATCATAGAGAAGCATGTCACCATCGACCGCCGCATGAAGGGAACCGATCAGCAAGGCTCTCTTGGCCCCGACGGTGTGAACCGCATGATACGTGATATCCGTATTGCCGAACGTTGGCTGGGAAAAGAAGAACTGTATATCGACTCTTCCGTTGCCTCGGCAAAGGTGAAACTGGAGCGTTCCATTGCAACGAATAAGACGCTGCATCCCGGAGATGTTATTACTGAACAGGATATCCATCTGTTGAGCCCCGGCGACGGCTTTAAGTGGGCGGACCGTGCGAAAGTGGTAGGGCATAAAGTACTGAAAGAAATTCCCCGGAATGAGATTATCTATCCGGATGTCATCCAATAA
- a CDS encoding ATP-binding protein, which yields MTTQELIKLLEDFIHLPGENEVVEFKKAQNGFDTQKLGEYFSALSNEANLGQEEFAWLLFGIHDKTHTILGSSYKPTRPSLDALKREIAEGTNCGITFTEIHEIMYQGKRVIMFQIPAAPKGIPTSYKGHFYGRDGESLVALSLHELESIRNQSQQSDWSAQIVKDATFEDLDSKAISIARSLYIAKNKKNAAEIAEWDDITFLNKAKLTIKGKITNAAIVLLGKEESEVLISPAVAKIRWILKDSQGIERDYEIKSCPFIISIEEIYQKIRNLKYRYINPEFRTLFPEEVDTYEPYVIREAINNAVAHQDYTLGGQINVVEYEDRLVFTNKGSFIPRTISNVLKDNAPEEVYRNPFLARAMVGLQIVDTIGSGIRKMFNFQRQRLFPLPDYTIERDRVQVTIIGKILNMEYANILAKKQDLSLVEIEALNRIQLNRPISDEETSHLRKKKLIEGRKPNLFIAKPVAQQLDQKTAYSNNKGFEDSYYCDLILKALTEHGTLTKKEITELLWNKLPDVLSDEQKYYKIGNLLAKLKKQDKIGNISRGIHSDWFPKKE from the coding sequence ATGACAACTCAAGAACTCATAAAGCTTTTGGAGGATTTCATCCACTTGCCGGGAGAAAATGAAGTCGTAGAATTCAAAAAAGCTCAGAATGGATTCGATACACAAAAGTTAGGAGAATACTTCTCCGCACTTAGTAACGAAGCTAATCTTGGTCAGGAAGAATTTGCCTGGTTGTTATTCGGCATTCATGATAAAACTCACACCATTTTAGGCAGTTCATATAAACCGACACGCCCTTCACTTGACGCCCTAAAAAGAGAAATAGCCGAAGGAACCAACTGCGGTATTACTTTTACGGAAATACATGAAATCATGTATCAAGGGAAAAGAGTGATTATGTTTCAAATCCCTGCAGCTCCCAAAGGTATTCCTACTTCTTATAAAGGACATTTTTATGGTCGCGACGGTGAATCATTAGTTGCCTTAAGCCTGCATGAGTTAGAATCTATCCGCAATCAAAGCCAACAGTCCGATTGGAGTGCCCAAATTGTAAAAGACGCGACTTTTGAGGATTTAGATTCCAAGGCCATTTCCATTGCACGCTCATTATACATTGCTAAAAACAAAAAGAATGCTGCTGAAATAGCAGAATGGGATGACATAACCTTTCTCAACAAGGCAAAACTGACTATAAAAGGCAAAATAACCAATGCTGCCATTGTCTTATTGGGAAAAGAAGAAAGTGAAGTACTAATTTCACCGGCAGTAGCCAAGATACGTTGGATACTTAAAGACTCACAGGGAATAGAGCGGGATTACGAAATTAAAAGTTGTCCGTTTATCATTTCCATTGAAGAAATCTACCAGAAGATACGTAACTTGAAATATCGGTATATCAACCCGGAATTCCGTACGCTGTTCCCCGAAGAAGTAGACACTTATGAGCCGTACGTCATTCGCGAAGCCATAAACAATGCCGTAGCACACCAAGATTACACATTAGGAGGACAAATCAATGTAGTAGAATACGAAGACAGGCTTGTATTTACCAATAAAGGAAGTTTTATTCCCCGTACAATCAGCAATGTATTGAAAGACAATGCACCGGAGGAAGTTTACAGAAATCCTTTCCTGGCTCGTGCAATGGTAGGACTACAGATAGTGGACACGATAGGAAGCGGTATCAGGAAGATGTTTAACTTCCAGAGGCAACGGCTTTTCCCTTTGCCTGACTATACCATTGAGAGAGACAGAGTGCAGGTAACCATTATCGGAAAGATTCTGAATATGGAATATGCCAATATATTAGCAAAAAAGCAAGATTTATCTTTGGTGGAAATTGAAGCCCTCAATCGCATACAACTAAACCGTCCAATATCAGACGAAGAGACATCTCATCTCAGAAAGAAAAAGCTTATTGAAGGAAGAAAACCGAATCTATTTATAGCAAAACCGGTTGCTCAGCAATTAGATCAGAAAACAGCCTATTCCAACAACAAAGGATTTGAAGATAGTTATTATTGTGATTTAATCCTCAAAGCACTCACCGAACACGGTACGCTTACAAAAAAGGAAATAACAGAATTACTTTGGAATAAGTTGCCAGATGTGCTGAGCGATGAGCAAAAGTACTACAAGATAGGAAATTTGCTTGCAAAACTCAAGAAACAAGATAAAATAGGAAATATATCCAGAGGTATCCACTCTGACTGGTTTCCCAAAAAGGAATAA
- a CDS encoding DUF6044 family protein has protein sequence MISAVHNRSKTFFLTGILITLGYYIPYFINGENSYIQILDNLDSTIAYLNVLKENGTLFNTEVPFPAMEGLKVSNIAYCFLPRLLLVDTFNPFTSYILNELIGRLIGFTGMWLFLTRYLLKESKHRTIVSFLTSLCFSLMAYYADYGLSVMGQPLLAYAFLNLKEEKQKISSYLIIIFVALYSSLVLAGVFIGITLFAYYLYLKIKNKKTYRPYVTGFCILVLTYIISNYSLFVDFLSPVISHRTEIIYSSSLRETITRSLEMLKVTQIHTGSLPVIFILFYIFLIYIHDKQIDSKVRFLLKVIATILLWYLIFNLLKYAFPKAHILTMFQSDRFYFLLPFLWLCVTALLFDKIISYKYGRYLLLTAFTLLVGVAFWINPEYKNNLKQLCGINISEPTYRQFYDTRLFDDIHGVIGDDSDSNKVACLGFFPSVAQYNGFYTLNGYFQNYPLTYKHTFRKVIAGELEKSAERKAYYDRWGSRCYLYSSELQGDLWGKDKQGEVRNLEIDTTTLKELGCTYLFSAVNIRNYQELGLQYIGTYTTPTSFWEIKVYKVGEKPQDRNC, from the coding sequence ATGATTTCAGCAGTTCACAACCGTTCCAAGACATTCTTTCTGACAGGTATACTGATCACATTAGGATATTACATCCCTTATTTTATCAATGGGGAGAATTCCTACATTCAGATATTAGACAATCTGGACAGCACAATAGCCTATTTGAATGTACTGAAAGAAAATGGCACTTTATTCAATACAGAAGTTCCGTTTCCAGCCATGGAAGGACTGAAAGTATCCAACATAGCATACTGCTTTCTGCCACGCCTGCTACTGGTCGATACCTTCAACCCATTTACTTCTTACATACTGAATGAACTCATCGGACGACTTATCGGTTTTACCGGAATGTGGCTCTTTCTGACTCGCTATCTACTGAAAGAGAGTAAACACAGAACTATTGTGTCTTTCCTCACCTCACTCTGTTTTTCACTGATGGCGTATTACGCAGACTACGGTTTGAGCGTGATGGGACAGCCTTTGCTGGCCTACGCATTTCTGAACCTGAAAGAAGAAAAACAAAAAATATCCAGCTATCTGATAATAATCTTTGTAGCACTCTATTCTTCATTGGTACTGGCCGGAGTATTCATTGGGATTACCCTGTTTGCATACTATCTATACCTTAAAATAAAAAACAAAAAAACATATAGGCCCTATGTAACAGGGTTCTGTATATTGGTGCTGACCTACATCATCAGTAATTACAGTCTATTTGTCGACTTCCTGTCACCCGTCATTTCCCACCGTACGGAAATTATCTACTCCTCATCACTCCGGGAAACCATAACGAGAAGTCTGGAAATGCTGAAAGTCACCCAGATTCACACAGGCAGCCTACCGGTTATATTCATCCTCTTCTATATATTCCTTATTTACATTCACGATAAACAAATCGACAGTAAAGTGAGGTTTCTGCTGAAAGTAATAGCTACCATTCTTCTGTGGTATCTAATCTTCAACCTCCTCAAATATGCATTTCCCAAAGCGCATATACTGACTATGTTTCAGTCTGATCGCTTCTACTTCCTTCTCCCCTTTTTATGGTTGTGTGTGACAGCCCTCCTGTTCGATAAAATCATAAGTTACAAATACGGGCGCTACCTGTTACTTACCGCATTTACATTATTGGTGGGAGTAGCTTTCTGGATCAATCCTGAATATAAGAACAACTTAAAACAATTATGCGGAATCAATATTTCCGAACCAACTTACAGACAGTTTTACGATACTCGCCTGTTTGACGACATACATGGTGTAATAGGAGATGATTCGGATAGTAACAAAGTCGCTTGCCTGGGGTTCTTTCCTTCTGTTGCGCAATATAACGGGTTTTATACATTAAACGGATACTTCCAAAATTACCCGCTGACATACAAACATACATTCAGAAAGGTAATTGCCGGAGAACTGGAAAAATCAGCCGAACGTAAAGCGTATTATGATCGTTGGGGAAGCCGTTGTTATTTATACTCCTCTGAGCTACAGGGAGATTTATGGGGAAAAGATAAACAAGGAGAGGTCCGGAACCTGGAAATAGATACGACTACCCTGAAAGAACTGGGATGTACCTATCTATTTTCGGCTGTGAATATTCGCAATTATCAGGAACTCGGCTTACAATACATAGGTACTTATACGACACCTACCTCTTTCTGGGAAATCAAGGTCTACAAAGTAGGGGAAAAACCTCAGGATAGAAACTGCTGA